A single genomic interval of Selenobaculum gibii harbors:
- a CDS encoding TrkH family potassium uptake protein: MNINSNRNFLNISEWRLTPYQILSLGIAALVLSGAFLLMLPLSSQSGESMSFVDALFTATSAVCVTGLVVVDTGNYFSLFGQLVIIFLIQCGALGFMTMATLMALLMRKKVHLRNRLIMQEALNQLTLAGIVKLVKYIIKSTLLIEFIGGTILAIRFYVDFGATGIYYGYWHAISAFCNAGFDIIGSKNGNLFPYVDDFIVNITLTSLIILGGLGFAVIADITATKKFNFFALHTKIVLATTAFLVFGGMFYILLMDYYNSETLGGLSLTGKLLASYFQSVTLRTAGFATLPIGELTNASIFAMMILMFIGASPSSTGGGIKTTTFAVVIASIWSQIRGHEDTVLFYRKIPNAMIQKAYTFTFISAALNCLAIMLLTMDNANTESIPLFFEVISAFSTCGLSMGITPTLDSFSKYVLTIMMLIGRIGPVTFALALALKSQKTKIKYPEGKIMIG; the protein is encoded by the coding sequence GTGAATATAAATTCAAATCGTAATTTTTTAAATATTAGCGAATGGCGTTTAACCCCATATCAAATTTTATCATTAGGTATCGCTGCCCTCGTATTAAGCGGGGCTTTTTTACTCATGCTCCCCCTCTCCAGCCAAAGTGGAGAATCCATGTCATTTGTTGACGCTTTATTTACAGCAACCTCTGCTGTTTGCGTAACTGGTCTTGTCGTTGTTGACACAGGGAATTATTTTTCGCTATTCGGGCAGCTAGTCATTATTTTTCTTATCCAATGTGGTGCTTTAGGGTTTATGACGATGGCAACACTTATGGCACTTCTCATGCGAAAAAAAGTCCATTTACGTAATCGTCTTATTATGCAGGAAGCATTAAATCAGTTAACACTTGCGGGTATCGTAAAGCTCGTAAAGTATATTATAAAATCTACGCTTCTCATCGAGTTCATCGGTGGTACAATCCTTGCAATACGCTTTTATGTTGATTTTGGGGCCACCGGTATTTATTACGGATATTGGCACGCAATTTCTGCCTTTTGTAATGCAGGCTTTGATATTATCGGCAGTAAAAATGGAAATTTATTTCCGTATGTAGATGATTTTATCGTGAATATTACTCTAACCTCGCTCATTATTCTTGGCGGTCTTGGCTTTGCCGTAATTGCCGACATTACTGCAACGAAGAAATTCAATTTTTTTGCTTTACATACAAAAATTGTTCTTGCCACTACTGCCTTTCTCGTTTTTGGTGGCATGTTTTACATTTTACTTATGGACTACTACAACTCAGAAACACTTGGTGGCTTATCATTGACAGGAAAATTGCTGGCTAGTTACTTTCAATCAGTAACACTCCGTACAGCTGGATTTGCAACTTTACCAATCGGTGAATTAACGAATGCTTCAATATTTGCTATGATGATTCTTATGTTTATCGGCGCATCGCCAAGCTCGACTGGCGGCGGTATTAAAACAACGACCTTTGCAGTCGTAATCGCTTCCATCTGGAGCCAAATTCGCGGACACGAAGATACCGTATTGTTTTATCGCAAAATTCCCAATGCTATGATCCAAAAAGCCTATACTTTTACTTTTATTTCTGCCGCTTTAAATTGCCTTGCGATTATGCTACTTACCATGGATAATGCAAATACAGAAAGTATTCCTCTTTTCTTTGAAGTGATTTCCGCCTTTTCTACTTGCGGTCTCAGTATGGGCATTACACCAACGTTAGATTCATTTAGTAAATATGTTCTCACCATCATGATGCTCATTGGTCGTATTGGACCTGTTACATTTGCTCTAGCCTTAGCATTAAAAAGTCAAAAAACAAAAATTAAATATCCAGAAGGTAAAATCATGATTGGGTAA
- a CDS encoding methyl-accepting chemotaxis protein, with protein MSFNFRSLRAQCMFIGGLLIFIAMVILGVSSYYYANKYLQESENNSIKLMSENSHIKVNTRLNELIGYLESAADTARLKNAKDKDTILSALNDCMIRAKDFSVVAYVDLNGNAIRQNGEISSVLNREYFKHIMQTKEKYISEVLISSTTNQPATILIVPVMNNGKITGMVYGSLELSDLQSFVNDINFAKTGSAYLLDETGTIIVHSKNPELVKKINLNGENNPAKIKNEIPIDSRLTQLYTNSLKTSELVSGVFNFGNNDLQFGTFSTIDLPGGKKWTLAIVAPESEVNEPINTLTRNIILITIICIIIAMIIAMYLSEKLANPIIQIKEQLNQLASGNLGLPKLNINSKNELGDLAHACNKMIEDLKTLLHQIQKTVEQVAAASEELTASADQSAQVTVQVAQSIADVATSSNAQVASINKSTKVIENITSEIHAVSIMANNSENYAQDAVTKAQNGNEFVNKAVIQMQQIQDTVTASASVVSRLGDRSKEIGQIIETISAIAAQTNLLALNAAIEAARAGDHGRGFAVVAEEVRKLAEQSQKAAEQIAALIGEIQIETNNAVVSMNAGTEEVKIGTSAVSNAGSIFIEIVNLVEQVATQITNLSATAGDIANGTTAIVSSIQSIDTESQKVAEQTQTVSAATEEQSASMEQIASSSQSLANLAQELQDTAHNFKF; from the coding sequence ATGTCATTCAATTTTCGAAGTCTTCGCGCTCAATGTATGTTTATTGGTGGCTTGCTAATTTTCATCGCAATGGTAATTCTCGGTGTTTCCAGTTACTATTATGCAAACAAATATCTCCAAGAAAGCGAAAATAACTCAATTAAATTAATGTCTGAAAATTCTCACATCAAAGTCAATACCCGTTTAAATGAATTAATCGGTTATTTAGAGTCAGCTGCTGACACAGCGCGGTTAAAAAATGCAAAAGATAAAGATACTATATTATCAGCCCTAAACGATTGTATGATTCGAGCAAAAGATTTTTCAGTCGTTGCTTATGTTGATTTAAACGGTAACGCCATTCGTCAAAACGGTGAGATTTCCTCTGTTTTAAATCGCGAATATTTTAAACATATCATGCAAACAAAAGAAAAATACATATCAGAAGTTCTCATTTCTTCAACAACAAATCAACCAGCTACTATTTTGATTGTACCTGTAATGAATAATGGTAAAATAACTGGCATGGTTTATGGTTCCCTTGAGCTAAGCGATCTTCAGAGTTTTGTTAATGATATAAATTTTGCAAAAACAGGTTCCGCTTATCTACTTGATGAAACGGGAACGATTATCGTTCATAGTAAAAACCCTGAACTAGTAAAAAAAATAAATTTAAACGGAGAGAACAATCCAGCAAAAATTAAAAATGAAATCCCAATTGATTCTCGATTAACTCAGCTCTATACAAATTCTCTTAAAACCTCCGAACTTGTATCTGGTGTTTTTAATTTTGGTAATAATGATTTACAGTTTGGAACTTTTTCAACAATTGATCTACCCGGAGGGAAGAAATGGACTTTAGCAATTGTTGCTCCTGAATCGGAAGTAAATGAACCAATTAATACTTTAACGCGCAATATTATTTTAATTACAATTATTTGTATAATTATTGCAATGATTATCGCAATGTATCTAAGCGAAAAATTAGCAAATCCAATTATTCAAATTAAAGAACAATTAAATCAATTAGCCTCAGGTAATTTAGGCTTACCTAAACTAAACATTAATAGCAAAAATGAATTAGGAGATTTAGCCCATGCATGTAACAAAATGATTGAAGACCTAAAAACTTTATTACATCAAATCCAAAAAACTGTTGAACAGGTTGCAGCTGCATCAGAAGAACTTACAGCCAGCGCTGATCAATCAGCCCAAGTTACAGTCCAAGTGGCTCAATCAATTGCGGATGTCGCCACATCTTCAAATGCACAAGTAGCATCAATAAACAAATCCACCAAAGTCATTGAAAATATTACATCTGAAATTCACGCTGTTTCCATAATGGCAAATAATTCCGAAAATTATGCACAAGATGCTGTAACAAAAGCACAAAACGGCAATGAATTCGTAAATAAAGCGGTTATTCAAATGCAACAAATTCAAGATACTGTAACAGCCTCGGCATCCGTAGTAAGTAGACTTGGCGATCGTTCAAAAGAAATTGGCCAAATCATCGAAACGATATCTGCCATTGCAGCACAGACCAATCTTCTTGCATTGAATGCAGCAATTGAGGCGGCTCGCGCCGGAGACCACGGACGCGGTTTTGCAGTTGTTGCTGAAGAAGTAAGAAAACTTGCTGAACAATCCCAAAAAGCTGCCGAACAGATAGCTGCTTTAATCGGCGAAATTCAAATAGAAACCAATAATGCTGTAGTTTCTATGAACGCTGGCACAGAGGAAGTAAAAATAGGTACTTCTGCTGTAAGCAATGCTGGAAGCATTTTCATAGAGATTGTTAATCTGGTAGAACAGGTTGCAACCCAAATTACCAATTTGTCAGCAACTGCCGGAGACATCGCCAATGGAACGACAGCTATTGTTTCTTCTATTCAATCAATAGATACTGAAAGTCAAAAGGTAGCCGAACAAACACAAACTGTTTCGGCTGCGACGGAAGAGCAATCTGCTTCCATGGAACAAATCGCCTCTTCAAGCCAAAGTCTTGCAAACCTCGCGCAAGAGTTGCAAGACACAGCCCATAATTTTAAGTTCTAA
- a CDS encoding sporulation transcriptional regulator SpoIIID → MDRMKEYIRKRVLEICAHILETKHTVRQAANVFGVSKSTVHKDNIK, encoded by the coding sequence ATGGACAGGATGAAAGAATATATTCGCAAACGTGTATTAGAGATTTGTGCGCATATTTTAGAGACCAAACATACAGTAAGGCAGGCTGCCAACGTTTTTGGTGTTAGTAAATCTACTGTACATAAAGATAATATAAAATAG
- a CDS encoding recombinase family protein, with protein sequence MLNDQVKSKIAAYCRVSTDKDEQIMSLQAQKEFFMEYANRNHLELVEVYADEGISGTKLKNRREFKRMMKDAERGRFSSVHVKDVSRLARNVVDFLQSIRKLKSLNVDCRFVTANMSSNDGELTLTILAAVAQEESANISKRVKFGKKRNAEKGRVPNLVYGYDKIHGEYFDLKVNPYEARIIRKMFDLYLNQGFGFFKIANFLNKEGIKTKRDCKWHPYSVGKVLSNQLYMGRVINGKSYVKDFLTGERGVNREADFFIANKPDLMIVDEYTFKKAQKIMKKRNEDFRHKKERQSNKYCFSTLIQCESCGYSFRRMYRKYTKEYIRWVCTGRNSQGKDFCNNGTTIDEAELLTAIQDYFSEMIDSQKNLMGKVIHLLKRKWSKEDFTCNTNKIQKEIVRLKRIKRKQTEMYEFEIISIEELKERVGEINRQIESYEKEMKSFKQEENIHMQIDMLVQRYCVNIKEILSSGECGNMLLKNLIEKILVSEQGNIKVKLNLFSEVDIMNICSG encoded by the coding sequence ATGCTGAATGATCAAGTGAAATCAAAGATTGCAGCCTATTGTAGGGTATCAACGGATAAAGATGAACAGATTATGAGTTTACAAGCCCAGAAAGAATTTTTTATGGAATATGCAAATCGTAACCATTTAGAACTGGTTGAGGTATATGCGGATGAGGGAATTAGTGGAACAAAATTAAAAAATCGTCGTGAATTTAAGCGAATGATGAAAGATGCAGAACGTGGAAGATTTTCCTCGGTGCACGTAAAAGACGTTTCTAGGCTTGCTCGTAATGTAGTAGATTTTTTGCAAAGTATTCGTAAACTCAAATCTTTAAATGTTGATTGTCGATTTGTTACGGCGAATATGTCCAGCAATGATGGTGAGCTTACATTGACCATTTTAGCTGCTGTTGCCCAAGAAGAAAGTGCTAATATTTCCAAAAGAGTTAAATTTGGCAAAAAGCGTAATGCAGAGAAAGGGCGTGTACCTAATTTAGTTTATGGATATGATAAAATTCATGGGGAATATTTCGATTTAAAAGTTAATCCATATGAAGCAAGGATCATTCGAAAAATGTTTGATTTGTATCTAAATCAAGGATTTGGTTTTTTTAAAATTGCAAATTTTTTAAACAAAGAAGGGATAAAGACAAAGCGAGATTGTAAATGGCATCCATATTCAGTAGGAAAAGTTCTAAGCAATCAACTTTATATGGGAAGAGTAATAAATGGAAAATCCTATGTGAAAGACTTTCTAACTGGTGAACGGGGCGTGAATCGCGAAGCGGATTTTTTTATTGCAAACAAACCAGATTTAATGATTGTTGATGAATATACATTTAAAAAAGCGCAAAAAATTATGAAAAAACGAAATGAAGATTTTCGACATAAAAAGGAGCGGCAATCGAATAAGTATTGCTTTAGTACATTGATTCAATGTGAGAGCTGTGGATACAGTTTTCGTCGGATGTATAGAAAGTATACAAAAGAATATATACGATGGGTTTGTACAGGGCGTAACTCTCAAGGAAAAGACTTTTGTAATAATGGAACTACGATTGATGAAGCAGAACTGCTAACTGCTATTCAAGATTATTTTTCAGAAATGATAGATTCACAAAAAAATTTAATGGGGAAAGTTATTCATTTACTAAAAAGAAAATGGAGTAAAGAGGATTTTACTTGTAATACAAATAAAATTCAAAAAGAAATTGTTCGACTAAAACGGATAAAGCGCAAGCAAACTGAAATGTATGAATTTGAGATTATTTCGATAGAGGAATTAAAAGAGCGTGTGGGCGAGATTAATAGGCAAATTGAGTCGTATGAAAAGGAGATGAAAAGTTTTAAACAAGAAGAAAATATTCACATGCAAATTGATATGCTAGTGCAAAGATATTGTGTAAATATAAAAGAAATTTTAAGCAGTGGTGAGTGTGGCAATATGTTATTAAAAAACTTAATTGAAAAAATTTTAGTTAGTGAACAAGGCAATATAAAAGTTAAATTAAATTTATTTTCAGAAGTAGACATAATGAATATATGTAGTGGCTAA
- a CDS encoding tripartite tricarboxylate transporter substrate binding protein, whose product MQKKSLVFLMMSIFITGITMAGCTMTEEKNDYPNKPINVIVPFSAGGGTDLQARALEKLAPKYLNQNFIILNKPGGSCTIGLNELVTASPDGYTIGLSPLNLILQPLYGATKYHYPTALEPIVQISTTPSILVVNANHSWETLDDLITYCNQHPREIKFGHSGIGDSSHIIGEIFAKKANIEIEQVPFRGASESISALLGDHVQFIIASPGALTEQIKSGKLKALAISGEKHLSNSALSKIPTFQELGFDIVLENWYGIAAPKEIDAKTKNKLAESLKNMISDPDFKTNLDQLGMEVSYLNSEETKKKWISDTEKLTNILKETDIIEQIQAQKQ is encoded by the coding sequence ATGCAAAAAAAATCACTAGTATTTCTTATGATGAGTATATTCATTACAGGAATTACAATGGCTGGATGTACAATGACTGAAGAAAAAAATGATTACCCTAATAAGCCTATAAATGTAATTGTCCCATTTAGTGCCGGCGGCGGAACTGATTTACAAGCAAGGGCATTGGAAAAATTAGCTCCAAAATATCTTAATCAAAATTTTATTATTCTTAATAAACCTGGTGGAAGTTGTACAATTGGTCTTAATGAATTAGTTACTGCATCTCCTGATGGATATACAATTGGATTAAGTCCTTTAAATTTAATTTTGCAACCATTATATGGAGCTACAAAATATCATTACCCAACTGCACTTGAGCCAATCGTACAAATCTCAACAACCCCTTCAATTTTAGTTGTAAACGCCAATCACTCTTGGGAGACATTAGATGATTTAATTACATACTGTAATCAACACCCTAGGGAAATCAAGTTCGGGCATTCAGGAATTGGTGACTCTAGCCACATTATTGGTGAAATATTTGCCAAAAAAGCGAATATTGAAATCGAACAAGTGCCCTTTCGCGGAGCAAGTGAATCAATATCTGCATTACTAGGTGATCATGTCCAATTTATCATTGCCAGCCCTGGTGCTTTAACTGAACAAATTAAAAGCGGTAAATTAAAAGCATTAGCCATATCTGGAGAAAAACATTTATCCAATTCTGCACTTAGCAAAATACCTACTTTTCAAGAATTAGGATTTGATATTGTTTTAGAAAATTGGTATGGTATAGCCGCACCAAAAGAAATTGACGCAAAAACAAAGAATAAACTTGCTGAATCACTAAAAAATATGATTAGCGACCCTGATTTTAAAACAAATCTTGACCAGTTAGGCATGGAAGTCAGTTATTTAAATTCTGAAGAAACTAAAAAGAAATGGATATCCGACACTGAAAAGTTGACTAACATATTAAAAGAAACTGATATTATTGAGCAAATCCAAGCACAAAAACAATAG
- a CDS encoding tripartite tricarboxylate transporter substrate binding protein, which yields MQKKSLVFLMMGLFITGITMTGCTMTEEKNDYPNKPINVIVPFTAGGSSDLQARTLEKLAPKYLDQNFIILNKPGGGGSVAWNELVTSPSDGYNIGISYAALLLQPLYGSTKYHYPTALEPIVQFSTTPLLFVVNTDQPWQTLDDLIKFSKQNPNKINLGHAGIGDISHIIGEIFAKEADISINQIPFKGASESTAALLGGHIQIVVASPGALTEQIASGKLRALAISSENRSTNPIFAQTPTFKELGYNIVLENWFGIIAPKEITSETKKKLEAGLTKMIADPEFKVNIEKLGMEVSYLNSEDSKKKWIADNEKLSNMLKETDIIEQIQAQKK from the coding sequence ATGCAAAAAAAATCACTAGTATTTCTTATGATGGGTTTATTTATTACAGGAATTACAATGACTGGATGTACAATGACCGAAGAAAAAAACGATTACCCTAATAAGCCTATAAATGTAATTGTCCCATTTACAGCTGGAGGAAGTTCCGACTTACAAGCTAGAACTCTAGAAAAATTAGCACCTAAATATCTTGACCAAAATTTTATTATTCTTAATAAACCTGGTGGTGGTGGAAGTGTTGCTTGGAATGAACTAGTAACTTCACCATCCGATGGATATAACATCGGGATCAGTTACGCAGCTTTACTTTTGCAACCTTTATATGGATCAACAAAATACCATTATCCAACTGCACTTGAACCAATAGTTCAGTTTTCTACTACTCCTTTATTATTTGTAGTAAATACAGACCAACCATGGCAAACACTTGATGATTTAATTAAATTTAGTAAGCAGAATCCTAATAAAATAAATTTAGGGCATGCCGGAATCGGAGATATAAGCCATATAATCGGAGAAATATTTGCCAAAGAAGCTGATATCAGCATTAATCAAATTCCATTTAAAGGTGCAAGTGAGTCTACAGCTGCTTTGTTAGGGGGACATATTCAAATCGTAGTTGCGAGCCCAGGTGCTTTAACGGAGCAAATCGCAAGTGGAAAATTACGAGCATTGGCTATATCAAGCGAAAATCGCTCTACTAATCCTATTTTTGCGCAAACACCAACTTTTAAAGAACTAGGATATAATATAGTTTTAGAAAATTGGTTCGGCATTATTGCACCAAAAGAAATTACTTCTGAGACAAAAAAGAAATTAGAAGCAGGATTAACCAAAATGATTGCAGACCCAGAATTTAAAGTAAATATTGAAAAGCTTGGCATGGAAGTAAGTTATTTAAATTCCGAAGACTCGAAAAAAAAATGGATTGCTGATAATGAAAAGCTATCTAACATGTTAAAAGAGACTGATATTATTGAACAAATTCAAGCACAGAAAAAATAA